The following proteins come from a genomic window of Solea solea chromosome 3, fSolSol10.1, whole genome shotgun sequence:
- the LOC131456153 gene encoding extracellular calcium-sensing receptor-like: MTSLALFSILYSVSVLTLTDSSLSSITTEASPAASKCTLLNSFQPGFVVQGDYVIGGIFPLHFNLKMPDVNGTYRPPPINCNGLFPRAFRWAQTMRLAVEEINQNPVLLPNHTLGYKIFDSCRYPLTGQRAVLSMLNGVSEENSSMCTNASSLLAVIGASASALSIVLSRILQPFRIPMISYFSSCSCLSDRQKYPTFFRVIPSDDYQVKAFAQLLVHFNWTWVGLLRENNDYGRFAAKGLLRELQETKVCVAYQEMIPLPYNRQAGLRIMKVMRSSTAKVVVVFAGEGQMTPFLRDYMTQNISGIQWVASEALVTASVFSGREYYPYLGGTIGFGIKKGHISRLGDFLQTVNPKRYPDNVLMPPCSGQESLLEQHSAYMNTSSPRVSYNVYKAVYAIAHSLHNLLLCQPGRGPFKNNSCAQSNNIHPWQLQHYLQELNFQIAGEEVDFDAKGDSVPYYDIINWQRGPEGNIEFVNVGLFDGTKAVGEELLIQEDGIMWAGHQISVCSASCLPGFRKAVRRGEPICCFDCVPCDSGKINNQTIDCTICPEDFWSNNNRTACISKKVEYLSFDSLGIALTVMSVVGACFTLAVCGVFFCHRHTAIVRVNNSELSFFILFALTLCFLCSLLFIGKPTYWSCMLRHTAFSITFSLCISCILGKTLVVLAAFTATRPGHNIMKWLGPKQQRTIISSCTLVQVVICAAWLIDVPPFPSRNTQYEHSKIILECSVGSSLAFWCVLGYIGLQACLCFVLAFLARRLPGNFNEAKFITFSMLIFCAVWLAFIPAYISSPGNYADAVESFAILASSFGLLFCLFAPKSYIILLKPEKNTKQHLMGKENK; this comes from the exons ATGACTTCACTTGCTTTATTTTCTATCCTTTACTCTGTCAGTGTCCTCACATTAACTGATAGCTCACTTTCCAGCATCACCACTGAAGCTTCACCAGCAGCTTCAAAGTGCACTCTTCTAAACAGCTTCCAGCCAGGATTTGTGGTCCAGGGTGACTATGTCATTGGTGGGATTTTCCCccttcattttaatctgaaaatgccAGACGTTAACGGCACCTACAGACCACCACCAATTAATTGCAATGG ACTATTTCCCAGGGCTTTCCGGTGGGCTCAGACTATGAGACtggcagtggaggagataaACCAGAATCCAGTGCTGTTGCCGAATCACACTCTGGGTTACAAAATCTTCGATTCGTGTAGATATCCACtgacaggacagagagctgtttTATCGATGCTGAATGGCGTGAGTGAGGAAAACTCTTCTATGTGCACAAATGCCTCGTCACTCCTCGCTGTGATTGGGGCTTCTGCATCTGCTCTGTCTATTGTTTTGTCAAGAATCTTGCAGCCATTCAGGATCCCCATG atcAGCTACTTTTCTTCGTGTTcatgtttgtcagacagacaaAAGTATCCAACCTTCTTCAGAGTAATTCCTAGTGATGATTACcag GTGAAAGCCTTTGCACAGCTGCTGGTGCACTTTAACTGGACTTGGGTGGGGCTGCTGCGAGAAAACAATGATTATGGTCGCTTTGCTGCAAAGGGTTTACTGAGAGAATTACAGGAAACCAAAGTATGTGTAGCGTACCAAGAAATGATTCCTCTGCCGTACAATCGCCAGGCGGGACTTAGGATAATGAAG GTGATGCGTAGCTCTACTGCAAAAGTGGTGGTGGTATTTGCAGGCGAGGGGCAGATGACACCTTTCTTGAGAGACTACATGACTCAGAACATCAGTGGAATCCAGTGGGTGGCGAGTGAAGCCTTGGTCACAGCATCAGTCTTTTCAGGGAGAGAGTATTACCCTTACTTGGGAGGAACCATTGGGTTTGGCATCAAAAAAGGTCATATCTCCAGATTGGGTGACTTTCTGCAGACAGTAAACCCTAAGAGATATCCTGACAATGTCCTG ATGCCACCCTGCTCAGGGCAGGAGTCTCTGCTAGAACAGCACTCAGCCTACATGAATACATCCAGCCCTAGGGTTTCCTATAATGTATATAAGGCTGTATATGCAATTGCTCATTCCCTGCACAACCTCCTTCTCTGTCAGCCGGGGAGGGGGCCTTTCAAGAACAATTCATGTGCTCAGAGCAACAACATACACCCTTGGCAG CTGCAACACTACCTCCAGGAATTGAACTTTCAGATTGCTGGTGAGGAGGTGGACTTTGATGCCAAGGGTGACTCTGTACCCTATTATGATATTATCAACTGGCAGAGAGGCCCAGAAGGAAACATTGAATTTGtcaatgtgggtttgtttgatgGAACCAAGGCTGTTggagaggagctgttgatccaggaGGACGGGATAATGTGGGCAGGACATCAGA TATCTGTTTGCAGTGCCAGTTGTCTTCCAGGCTTCCGGAAGGCTGTCCGTCGTGGGGAGCCtatctgctgctttgactgtgtacCATGTGACAGTGGCAAAATTAACAATCAGACAA TAGATTGTACAATCTGTCCTGAGGACTTCTggtcaaacaacaacagaacagcCTGCATCTCCAAGAAAGTGGAGTACTTGTCCTTCGATTCATTGGGAATAGCCCTGacagtgatgtctgtggtgggcgcctgcttcactctggctgtctgtggagtcttcttctgtcacagacacacagccattGTCCGTGTGAATAACTCTGAGCTCAGTTTCTTCATACTGTTTgcactgactctgtgtttcctgtgttctctgcttttcattggaAAGCCAACATATTGGTCTTGCATGCTGCGCCACACTGCCtttagcatcacattttcactgtgtatttcctGCATCCTGGGGAAGACCCTGGTGGTACTGGCTGCATTCACTGCCACCAGGCCAGGGCACAACATCATGAAGTGGCTGGGGccaaagcagcagaggaccatcaTCTCCAGCTGCACTCTGGTTCAGGTGGTTATCTGTGCTGCCTGGCTCATTGATGTTCCCCCGTTTCCatccagaaatacacaatatgaacattcaaagatCATACTGGAGTGTAGTGTGGGCTCTAGCCTGGCATTCTGGTGCGTTCTTGGATATATTGGTCTACAGGCCTGTCTGTGCTTTGTATTGGCTTTTCTGGCCCGAAGGTTGCCGGGGAACTTCAACGAGGCCAAgttcatcacattcagcatgctgatcttctgtgctgTGTGGCTAGCATTCATCCCTGCTTATATCAGCTCCCCTGGAAATTATGCAGATGCAGTTGAGTCATTTGCCATCTTGGCCTCCAGCTTTGGCTTGTTGTTCTGCCTGTTTGCTCCAAAgagttacattattttactgaagcctgaaaagaatacaaaacagcatctgatggggaaagaaaataaatga